One genomic window of Elaeis guineensis isolate ETL-2024a chromosome 2, EG11, whole genome shotgun sequence includes the following:
- the LOC105045999 gene encoding bifunctional nuclease 2 gives MAVIEGPIICRPAVQHAKQARVSAPIINTSLIKTSHLRSGFWGSKARCRSITRVGTLSVQPCERKCWPVRCSFSSSSDGNGSMAGNFSENDEEYVNSSVIEAVEVRSGSDGFMIKMRDGTHLRCVHNNPQGGSLPDYAPHPAIVLKMEDGSDLLLPIIVLEMPSVLLMAAVRNVHIARPTIYQVVKEMIEKMGYEVQLVRVTKRVNEAYFAQLFLAKVGNEKESISFDLRPSDAINMAVRCKVPIQVNRHLAYSDGMRVMEPPKLAVQASQSDGMLFTELDRPDGHPCLETKEFGLVRNMLIAAVEERYKDAARWRDKLFQLRSKRKNRT, from the exons ATGGCAGTTATAGAGGGACCAATTATTTGCCGTCCTGCTGTCCAACATGCTAAGCAAGCAAGAGTTTCTGCTCCTATAATTAATACTTCATTAATAAAGACTAGTCATCTTAGAAGTGGATTCTGGGGGTCTAAAGCTAGATGCAGAAGTATAACAAGAGTTGGAACTCTTTCTGTTCAACCTTGTGAAAGGAAATGCTGGCCTGTTCGTTGTAGTTTCAGTTCATCTTCTGATGGTAATGGCAGCATGGCTGGGAACTTCAGTGAAAATGATGAAGAATATGTAAATTCCAGTGTGATTGAAGCAG TTGAGGTCAGAAGTGGATCAGATGGTTTCATGATAAAGATGCGTGATGGTACACATTTGAGATGTGTTCACAATAATCCTCAAGGAGGAAGCCTGCCGGACTATGCTCCTCATCCAGCCATCGTACTAAAGATGGAAGATGGAAGTGATCTTCTTCTTCCTATTATTGTCT TGGAGATGCCAAGTGTGTTGTTAATGGCTGCAGTTCGGAATGTTCATATT GCTAGGCCAACTATATATCAAGTAGTGAAAGAGATGATTGAAAAGATGGGATATGAG GTACAACTTGTTCGAGTCACCAAAAGAGTGAACGAGGCCTACTTTGCTCAGTTGTTCCTTGCAAAG GTGGGGAATGAAAAAGAGAGCATCAGCTTTGATCTTCGACCTTCAGATGCCATTAACATGGCTGTGCGGTGCAAG GTGCCTATACAAGTCAATAGACATCTTGCATACAGTGATGGGATGCGAGTGATGGAACCGCCTAAGTTGGCAGTGCAGGCTTCTCAGTCGGATGGAATGTTATTCACAGAACTGGACAG GCCTGATGGTCACCCTTGCTTGGAAACCAAGGAGTTCGGTTTGGTCCGTAACATGCTGATTGCTGCCGTTGAGGAAAGATACAAAGACGCTG CTCGATGGAGGGACAAGCTTTTTCAGCTGCGGTCCAAGAGAAAGAACCGGACGTGA